A window of Rhododendron vialii isolate Sample 1 chromosome 13a, ASM3025357v1 contains these coding sequences:
- the LOC131314095 gene encoding cation/H(+) antiporter 15-like, whose amino-acid sequence MVNSPFLNQTKTTQLQGRKPGESFHCYQITILIGEHTGIWQEVNPVSHALPTFITQLIIITSLTRLLLLLTKPLRQPRIVAEILAGALLGPSVMGRLKQHSQFLDAVFSIPSFMALETMGNIGLIYFLFLIGLEMDMTTINRVGKKPLAIASAGTIFPFLIGVASYYLLLPNLRDDFQLGSIVWGTSLTITSLPVTAQILAELKLLSTDVGKTTMSAALVNTITSWVLVTIMMAIGSDSHKAPWALLSTLGFVLLCVFVIRPITIWTIRRTQKGGSYSEETICIILTAVLGCGLATDLLGTSSMVGAFLFGIVIPNGLLGPRFLEVLKGFVEDLLMPIFFTVSGMRTNLEAVAGGCSWYHVAGVVVLACLGKVVSTVVVSLVYGMRITDGVALGVLMNTKGILALIALNVGRDRGMLEDKAFTVMFISIMVMTMATQPLLSILYKPKTQFLPNKHRAIQRLKPDAELRILACIHEPHSVPAIIRLLEASNPSRRYPIAVFALRLIQLTGHTTALLIIHAPTKSASDQESTNSNNQIHEAFERFEKEHGGVSVQPLTAVSPYGTMHEDICSIAEDKRVTLIILPYHKRQTIHNKMEEVNHAYKDVNNNVLANSPCSVGILVDRGFTGGDDGGAQHIAMLFIGGADDREALCYARRMAAGNPNVTLTVVRFVQRTSGVVELKLSDLINDEEDDEEIHKKKMTESRADESFISEFRVRTMGDKSIVYLEKAVSNGAETIEILRAMGQGGGYDLFVVGRGTGKSSSSSLVTAGIDEWSECRELGTIGDLLVTAEFSSTVSVLVVRQYGGGRGGGGDGVITMNKPPSSLQL is encoded by the exons ATGGTGAACTCGCCATTCCTGAACCAAACAAAGACAACCCAATTACAAGGTCGTAAACCGGGCGAAAGCTTCCATTGTTACCAGATAACCATACTCATTGGCGAGCATACCGGTATCTGGCAAGAAGTAAACCCTGTATCTCATGCCCTCCCTACCTTCATTACCCAGCTAATCATCATTACCTCGCTAacccgcctcctcctcctcctcaccaAGCCCCTCCGGCAGCCCCGCATTGTTGCCGAAATCCTT GCTGGTGCCTTGTTGGGTCCATCTGTCATGGGAAGGCTAAAGCAGCACTCGCAGTTTCTCGACGCTGTCTTCTCCATACCGAGCTTCATGGCCCTCGAAACAATGGGAAACATCGGCCTCATCTACTTCCTCTTCCTCATCGGCCTGGAAATGGACATGACAACAATCAACCGCGTCGGGAAAAAGCCGTTGGCCATAGCCAGCGCGGGCACCATTTTCCCCTTCTTGATCGGTGTAGCCTCCTACTACCTCCTCCTTCCGAATCTCAGAGACGATTTCCAACTGGGGTCAATCGTGTGGGGCACTTCCCTCACCATCACAAGCTTACCCGTCACCGCTCAAATCCTAGCAGAGCTCAAGCTTCTCTCCACTGACGTCGGAAAAACTACAATGTCTGCAGCCCTCGTCAATACAATCACTTCATGGGTCCTCGTAACGATAATGATGGCAATCGGCAGTGACTCGCACAAAGCCCCATGGGCATTGCTTAGCACACTTGGGTTTGTATTACTCTGCGTTTTCGTAATTCGTCCGATTACCATTTGGACAATTCGTCGAACTCAAAAGGGTGGTTCTTATAGTGAGGAGACAATCTGCATAATTTTGACGGCAGTTTTGGGATGTGGGCTGGCGACGGATCTTCTGGGGACTAGTTCGATGGTCGGGGCTTTCTTGTTCGGGATAGTGATTCCAAACGGGTTGCTTGGGCCTAGGTTCTTGGAGGTGCTCAAGGGCTTTGTGGAGGATCTTTTGATGCCCATTTTTTTCACGGTGAGTGGGATGAGGACGAATCTGGAGGCGGTTGCGGGTGGTTGTTCGTGGTATCATGTGGCGGGAGTCGTCGTCTTGGCTTGCCTGGGAAAGGTTGTGAGCACTGTTGTGGTTTCCTTAGTTTATGGGATGAGGATTACGGATGGCGTGGCTTTGGGTGTTCTTATGAATACCAAAGGAATTCTGGCTCTTATTGCTCTCAACGTCGGGCGTGACCGCGGG ATGCTGGAAGACAAAGCATTTACAGTGATGTTCATTTCAATCATGGTGATGACAATGGCGACACAACCCTTGCTCAGCATCCTCTACAAGCCCAAAACGCAATTCCTCCCAAACAAGCACAGGGCCATCCAAAGACTCAAACCCGACGCGGAGCTCCGAATCCTTGCCTGTATCCACGAGCCCCACTCCGTCCCCGCCATCATCCGCCTCCTTGAAGCCTCCAACCCTTCCCGCCGCTACCCCATTGCCGTCTTCGCCCTCCGCCTCATCCAACTCACCGGCCACACCACCGCCCTCCTCATCATCCACGCCCCAACCAAGTCCGCCTCCGACCAAGAAAGTACTAATAGTAATAACCAAATACATGAAGCCTTTGAGCGCTTCGAGAAGGAGCACGGCGGAGTCTCGGTCCAGCCGCTGACAGCCGTGTCCCCTTACGGAACAATGCATGAGGACATATGTAGCATTGCCGAGGACAAGCGCGTGACCTTGATAATCCTCCCTTACCACAAGCGCCAGACGATCCACAACAAGATGGAAGAGGTCAATCACGCTTACAAGGACGTGAACAACAATGTTCTGGCCAATTCCCCTTGCTCCGTCGGAATCCTCGTCGATCGTGGCTTCACTGGTGGAGATGACGGCGGGGCACAGCACATCGCGATGTTGTTCATCGGCGGCGCGGATGACAGAGAGGCGCTGTGTTACGCTCGGAGAATGGCAGCCGGGAACCCCAACGTGACCCTGACGGTGGTTCGATTCGTGCAGAGAACAAGCGGGGTAGTGGAGCTAAAGCTTTCGGACTTGATCAATGACGAAGAGGATGATGAAGAGATTCATAAGAAGAAAATGACCGAGTCTCGTGCGGACGAAAGCTTTATCAGCGAATTCCGGGTCAGGACGATGGGAGACAAGTCGATCGTGTACTTGGAGAAGGCGGTGAGCAACGGGGCGGAGACGATAGAGATCTTGAGGGCGATGGGACAGGGGGGCGGTTACGATCTGTTCGTGGTGGGGAGAGGGACGGGGaagtcgtcgtcgtcgtcattgGTGACGGCGGGGATCGATGAGTGGAGTGAGTGTCGGGAGCTAGGGACGATTGGGGATCTTCTGGTGACGGCGGAGTTTTCGTCGACGGTGTCGGTGTTGGTGGTGCGACAATACGGTGGAGGAAGAGGAGGCGGCGGAGACGGGGTAATAACAATGAATAAGCCGCCGTCGTCGCTGCAGTTGTGA